One window of Corynebacterium accolens genomic DNA carries:
- a CDS encoding Pls/PosA family non-ribosomal peptide synthetase — protein MDEPEECSRPSVPQQYLLRDLAPRPRTLWDIITTTAEIHPEAAALDDGEIITYAELVHEVQLWAAELHVNGVRRGDRIGIRMTSGKRDLYLAILSTLAAGAAYVPVDADDPDERAEMVFGEADIDGLFSDEGFRFLRKSPRREAHGDKDHAFEAPRPEDTAWIIFTSGSTGKPKGVAVSHRSAAAFVDAEASLFLIDHPHGPLGPEDRVLAGLSVAFDASCEEMWLAWGHGGCLVPAPRSLVRSGMDLGPWLIRRDITVVSTVPTLAGLWPAEALDNIRLLIVGGEACSQELVDRLATEEREMWNTYGPTEATVVACAQRMIPGHAVSIGLPLNGWDLVVIDKQGQPVALGETGELVIGGVGLASYLDPQKDAEKYAPLESMGWQRAYRTGDHVRLEEDGLYFVGRVDDQVKIGGRRIELGEVDANVAALDNVYNSAVAVQKTPGGESVLVGYVSLEDEARGFNHGVAHERLAETMPAALVPRICVMDELPVRTSGKVDKKALPWPLPGVGVESTTLTETEKWLAELWVETLGVSVEDENADFFDLGGTSLAAATLVGHIRDRYPTVAVRDLYDHPRLGSLAELIAGAEPRPEAEQQKPLREVTPVGAKTRVAQTLLQIPAMTLAATTWLAWLMLGSTVASALGVTWAQSFPWWLVIALVLIFATPLGRIPIGGFGARLITAGITPGDYPRGGSTHLRIWAAERWADASGSRSIAGATWVNNYARALGVKMKRGVDLHSLPPVTGLLTLGKHAAVEPEVDLTGYWLDGDVLHVGAIDIKEGARVGARSTLLPGTVVGKYAHVEAGSTVTGRKKIKDGQRWSGSPAKKVGRSKHRFPSKPPKRRPWWVAIYGATSLFLAAQPLIAVLVGAIVDLALLHSTAGNRFIGAVLFAPLAALVAFATYMLQTWLGVRILSIGISPGVNPVRSAAGWRLWAIERLMDEARTQLFPLYASQLTPRWLRALGARIGANVEISTAVMIPALTDVKDGAFLADDTMIGGYELGGGWIHTGETKVGKRSFVGNSGITAPGRKLSKNSLVAVLSSTPKKTKSGANWWGSPPERMRRVTAQIDAPGESAEALTYNPGFKLKAARGVVETMRLLAPMFSAMLLAATLGTLYYLLADVGFPTTWALSGLVLMAMGAIAIAVTIAVKWICVGTHSAADHPLWSAFVWLNELQDTFVEVVAAPWFFQHTYGTGEINLGLRGLGVDIGKGAWIDSYWFPETDLCHVGAGASVGPGTVVQTHLFQDRVMSLDTVTIEAGSTLASHSVALPASLIGKSSTVGPGSLVMRGDRVPANATWQGNPIEPWG, from the coding sequence ATGGACGAGCCCGAAGAATGTAGTAGACCTAGCGTCCCGCAGCAGTACCTCCTGCGCGATCTGGCCCCGCGCCCGCGCACGCTGTGGGACATCATTACCACCACCGCGGAGATCCACCCGGAAGCCGCCGCGCTTGACGATGGCGAAATCATCACCTACGCCGAACTCGTCCACGAGGTCCAACTGTGGGCCGCGGAGCTGCACGTCAATGGCGTGCGCCGGGGCGATCGCATCGGCATCCGGATGACTTCCGGCAAGCGGGATCTTTACCTCGCCATCTTGTCCACCCTGGCCGCCGGCGCGGCCTACGTGCCGGTGGACGCGGACGATCCGGATGAGCGCGCGGAGATGGTCTTTGGCGAGGCCGACATCGACGGCCTCTTTAGCGATGAGGGCTTCCGCTTCCTGCGTAAATCACCGCGCCGTGAGGCCCACGGCGATAAGGACCACGCCTTCGAGGCCCCTCGTCCCGAGGACACCGCGTGGATCATCTTTACCTCCGGATCCACGGGCAAGCCAAAGGGCGTGGCCGTAAGCCACCGCTCTGCGGCCGCCTTCGTGGATGCGGAGGCCAGCCTCTTCCTCATCGATCATCCCCACGGCCCGCTTGGCCCGGAAGACCGCGTGCTGGCTGGGCTTTCCGTTGCCTTCGATGCATCCTGCGAGGAGATGTGGCTGGCCTGGGGCCACGGCGGCTGCCTGGTCCCAGCCCCGCGTTCCTTGGTGCGGTCCGGCATGGACCTCGGCCCGTGGCTGATTCGCCGCGATATCACCGTCGTCTCCACGGTCCCTACCCTGGCGGGCCTGTGGCCTGCGGAGGCGCTGGATAATATCCGCCTGCTCATCGTCGGTGGCGAGGCCTGCTCCCAGGAATTGGTGGACCGCCTGGCCACCGAGGAGCGCGAGATGTGGAATACCTACGGCCCCACGGAGGCCACCGTCGTCGCCTGCGCGCAACGGATGATCCCGGGGCACGCGGTATCGATCGGGCTGCCGCTGAATGGGTGGGATTTGGTGGTCATCGATAAGCAGGGCCAGCCCGTTGCCCTAGGCGAAACCGGCGAATTGGTCATCGGTGGCGTGGGCCTGGCCAGCTACCTAGACCCGCAGAAGGATGCGGAGAAATACGCGCCGCTGGAATCCATGGGCTGGCAGCGCGCCTACCGCACCGGCGACCACGTGCGCTTGGAAGAAGACGGCCTGTATTTTGTGGGCCGCGTGGATGACCAGGTAAAGATTGGCGGGCGCCGCATTGAGCTGGGTGAGGTGGACGCGAACGTCGCCGCGTTGGATAACGTCTATAACTCCGCTGTGGCCGTGCAAAAGACCCCCGGCGGCGAATCCGTGCTGGTGGGGTATGTCTCGCTGGAAGATGAGGCGCGCGGTTTTAACCACGGCGTGGCCCACGAACGCCTGGCGGAAACCATGCCCGCGGCGCTGGTCCCGCGCATCTGCGTGATGGATGAGCTGCCGGTGCGCACCTCCGGCAAGGTGGATAAGAAGGCCCTGCCGTGGCCGCTACCCGGCGTCGGCGTGGAATCGACCACGCTGACAGAGACCGAGAAGTGGCTCGCCGAGCTCTGGGTCGAGACCCTCGGCGTCTCCGTGGAGGATGAGAACGCCGATTTCTTCGACCTTGGCGGTACCTCCCTGGCCGCGGCGACGCTGGTGGGCCACATCCGCGATCGCTACCCCACCGTGGCCGTGCGCGATCTCTATGACCACCCGCGCCTGGGTTCGCTGGCAGAGCTCATCGCCGGCGCCGAACCGCGCCCCGAAGCGGAGCAACAAAAACCGCTGCGTGAGGTCACGCCCGTGGGCGCGAAGACCCGCGTGGCCCAAACGCTGTTGCAGATCCCCGCCATGACGCTGGCGGCGACCACCTGGCTAGCCTGGCTCATGCTGGGCTCGACCGTGGCCTCTGCCCTGGGCGTTACTTGGGCGCAGTCCTTCCCGTGGTGGCTGGTCATTGCGCTAGTGCTCATCTTTGCCACGCCGCTGGGCCGCATCCCCATCGGCGGCTTTGGCGCGCGCCTGATTACCGCAGGCATCACGCCCGGCGATTACCCGCGCGGTGGTTCGACCCACCTGCGCATCTGGGCCGCGGAGCGGTGGGCCGATGCCTCCGGTTCGCGCTCGATTGCCGGTGCCACCTGGGTCAATAACTACGCCCGCGCCTTGGGCGTGAAGATGAAGCGCGGGGTGGATCTACACTCGCTACCGCCGGTAACGGGCCTGCTCACCTTGGGCAAGCACGCCGCCGTGGAACCCGAGGTCGATCTCACCGGCTACTGGCTCGACGGCGACGTACTCCACGTTGGTGCCATCGATATCAAGGAAGGCGCCCGCGTGGGAGCGCGCTCCACCCTGCTGCCCGGCACCGTGGTGGGCAAGTACGCCCACGTGGAGGCGGGTTCCACCGTTACCGGCCGCAAGAAAATCAAGGACGGCCAGCGTTGGTCCGGCTCGCCCGCCAAAAAGGTGGGCCGCTCCAAGCACCGCTTCCCCTCCAAGCCACCAAAGCGCCGCCCCTGGTGGGTAGCCATTTACGGTGCAACCTCGCTCTTCCTGGCCGCGCAGCCACTCATCGCGGTGCTTGTCGGCGCCATCGTGGATTTGGCGCTGTTGCATTCCACGGCCGGCAACCGCTTCATCGGCGCGGTGCTCTTCGCTCCCCTCGCGGCACTCGTGGCCTTTGCCACCTACATGCTGCAGACCTGGCTGGGCGTGCGCATATTGTCCATCGGCATCTCGCCCGGCGTGAACCCGGTGCGCTCTGCTGCCGGTTGGCGCCTCTGGGCCATCGAGCGCCTCATGGATGAGGCCCGCACGCAGCTCTTCCCGCTATATGCTTCGCAGCTGACCCCGCGGTGGTTGCGCGCTTTGGGCGCGCGCATAGGCGCCAACGTGGAGATTTCCACTGCCGTGATGATCCCCGCGCTTACCGATGTCAAAGACGGCGCCTTCCTTGCCGATGACACCATGATCGGTGGTTACGAGCTCGGCGGCGGGTGGATCCACACCGGGGAGACCAAGGTGGGCAAGCGCTCCTTCGTGGGCAATTCAGGCATCACCGCACCCGGCCGCAAGCTATCCAAGAATTCCTTGGTCGCCGTGCTTTCTTCCACGCCGAAGAAGACCAAATCGGGAGCCAACTGGTGGGGCTCGCCGCCAGAGCGCATGCGCCGCGTCACCGCCCAAATCGACGCCCCCGGCGAGTCCGCTGAAGCGCTAACCTATAACCCCGGCTTCAAGCTCAAGGCCGCCCGCGGTGTTGTGGAAACCATGCGCCTGCTGGCACCGATGTTTTCTGCCATGCTGTTGGCCGCCACCCTGGGGACGCTGTATTACCTGCTTGCCGATGTCGGCTTCCCCACCACCTGGGCCCTTTCCGGCCTCGTGCTCATGGCCATGGGCGCTATCGCCATAGCGGTGACCATCGCCGTGAAGTGGATCTGCGTGGGCACCCACAGCGCGGCCGACCACCCGCTGTGGAGCGCCTTCGTCTGGCTCAACGAGCTACAAGACACCTTCGTAGAGGTCGTCGCCGCCCCGTGGTTCTTCCAGCACACCTACGGCACAGGAGAGATCAACCTGGGCCTGCGGGGGCTGGGCGTGGACATTGGCAAGGGCGCCTGGATCGATTCCTACTGGTTCCCCGAAACCGATCTCTGCCACGTCGGCGCCGGTGCCTCCGTGGGGCCCGGCACCGTGGTGCAGACCCACCTCTTCCAGGACCGCGTGATGAGCCTGGATACCGTCACCATCGAGGCCGGCTCCACGCTCGCCTCCCACTCGGTGGCGCTACCCGCCTCGCTCATTGGTAAATCCAGCACCGTCGGCCCCGGTTCCCTGGTCATGCGCGGCGACCGCGTCCCCGCCAACGCCACCTGGCAGGGCAACCCCATTGAGCCGTGGGGATAG
- a CDS encoding Abi family protein, with translation MSSKRIKKEWLSENRLEPYLTKTGGSTDKAFELYELDRHLSASLFHEIAFIEVALRNSVSGYLSSEYGDDWYCKLEMGFDKRVRDNITEAWNSLPTDFTKNTERSKRLGGRVIAASMFRTWTNILDTGGSTGLPAPFNNADHDRIWSRQALISVFPGANSVARKKDPEFSTHGLTRKWVHSKILEIKKIRNRVAHHESVVLRGIPVTGTDTRLRPRECHEACQDVAAMLDRDLASYLTENLPTTAILTELDTFYASLNNSNKS, from the coding sequence ATGAGTAGTAAACGGATTAAAAAAGAGTGGTTATCAGAAAACAGGTTGGAGCCCTACCTTACAAAAACTGGTGGATCCACAGATAAGGCTTTTGAGCTCTACGAACTCGATCGCCACCTTAGTGCTTCCCTTTTTCATGAGATAGCCTTCATCGAAGTAGCATTACGTAACTCAGTTTCTGGATATCTCAGCTCCGAATACGGAGATGATTGGTATTGCAAGCTCGAGATGGGGTTCGATAAACGGGTTCGAGACAATATCACAGAAGCATGGAATAGCCTGCCAACAGACTTCACCAAGAATACCGAACGAAGCAAAAGGCTGGGAGGACGGGTCATTGCTGCTTCCATGTTTAGAACTTGGACAAATATCCTCGATACAGGAGGCTCCACGGGCTTACCAGCCCCTTTCAACAATGCTGATCATGACAGAATTTGGTCCCGCCAAGCCTTAATTTCTGTCTTTCCAGGTGCGAATTCAGTAGCTCGGAAGAAAGATCCTGAATTTTCCACTCACGGTCTGACCCGTAAGTGGGTTCATTCCAAAATCCTCGAGATAAAGAAAATTAGAAATAGGGTTGCGCATCACGAGTCTGTAGTCCTTCGCGGCATCCCTGTCACGGGCACAGATACTCGATTACGGCCTAGAGAATGCCACGAGGCCTGCCAAGATGTAGCAGCGATGTTGGACCGTGATTTAGCCTCTTACCTCACGGAAAACCTGCCCACAACAGCAATTCTCACCGAGTTGGACACCTTCTACGCAAGTCTAAATAATTCAAACAAATCATAA
- a CDS encoding alpha/beta hydrolase, translating to MIRKKLCVLATATAVSMAPIAVSGTLTATAFAGGGEAAAEAAADKTDVLGRSTVSDKQIADEDGYFDSHDGEGVKIYYRKQLVENPRGNVVLAHGVSEHSGRYDYVAKRLLDAGYNVYRLDHRGHGKSASGSTPLGHIDNFQYILNDFDRVVDMAKGEHPDVKTFLLGHSMGSLTVQAYGIREPGKVDGIITNGGGAPLNLSGKKATGQTVTPEEISEVQKQLDPTLFERLPLADITSFNANYAQNLIPHRTHIGAQSPELSKKVMLSNPFTEGISTSQAVKDEYATSPLIAQKTSAGTALQLGAIATYDAVNADLFTAPTLIMHGTKDGIVPPYFSQDWYNSISSEDVEYINWEGQKHEVFNEPAADQALDTVVDWLDRHV from the coding sequence ATGATAAGGAAGAAACTGTGTGTCTTGGCTACCGCGACCGCTGTATCCATGGCACCGATTGCAGTATCGGGAACGCTCACTGCCACCGCATTTGCCGGTGGCGGCGAAGCAGCCGCGGAGGCAGCGGCCGATAAGACCGACGTGCTTGGCCGTTCGACGGTGTCTGATAAGCAGATTGCCGATGAAGACGGCTACTTTGATAGCCACGATGGCGAAGGCGTGAAGATCTACTACCGCAAGCAGCTGGTAGAAAACCCGCGTGGCAATGTCGTATTGGCCCATGGCGTCTCTGAACACTCTGGGCGCTATGACTACGTGGCCAAGCGCCTGCTGGATGCCGGATACAACGTCTACCGCCTGGACCACCGTGGACACGGTAAATCTGCATCCGGCAGCACGCCGCTGGGGCACATTGATAACTTCCAGTACATCCTCAATGACTTCGACCGCGTCGTCGATATGGCCAAGGGCGAGCACCCCGATGTAAAGACCTTCCTGTTGGGTCACTCCATGGGCTCGCTGACCGTGCAGGCGTACGGTATCCGTGAACCTGGCAAGGTCGATGGCATCATCACCAATGGTGGCGGTGCACCATTGAACCTTTCCGGTAAGAAGGCAACCGGCCAGACCGTCACCCCAGAAGAAATTTCTGAGGTGCAAAAGCAGCTCGACCCCACCCTGTTCGAGCGCCTGCCGCTGGCGGATATCACCAGCTTTAACGCCAACTACGCGCAGAACCTAATCCCGCACCGCACCCACATTGGTGCGCAGTCGCCGGAGCTTTCTAAGAAGGTCATGTTGTCTAACCCGTTCACGGAGGGCATTTCCACCAGCCAGGCCGTGAAGGACGAGTACGCTACCAGCCCGCTTATCGCGCAGAAGACCAGCGCCGGTACCGCGCTGCAGCTGGGTGCTATTGCAACCTATGATGCCGTCAATGCGGACTTGTTCACCGCGCCGACGCTTATCATGCACGGCACCAAGGACGGCATTGTTCCGCCGTACTTCTCCCAGGACTGGTACAACTCCATTTCCTCTGAAGATGTGGAATACATCAACTGGGAGGGCCAGAAGCACGAGGTATTTAACGAGCCCGCCGCTGATCAGGCCCTCGATACCGTTGTGGATTGGCTGGACCGCCACGTGTAG
- the ppk2 gene encoding polyphosphate kinase 2, with amino-acid sequence MADIKDDELPEIDLAKTDGFVVDGADEDDPSLIMPDGSPVETWRENYPYDERMTRDEYDTIKRSLQIELLKWQNWTKETGQRHIILFEGRDAAGKGGTIKRFNEHLNPRGARTVALEKPSPRESTSWYFQRYIEHFPAAGEIVFFDRSWYNRSGVERVMGFCTESQHAEFLREVPMLENMLLGSGISLTKLWFSVTRKEQRTRFAIRQIDPVRQWKLSPMDLASLDKWDDYTRAKEEQFRYTDTEESPWITIKSNDKKRARVNAMRYVLSKFEYTNKDHELVGEPDTNIVKRGRDQIGD; translated from the coding sequence ATGGCTGATATTAAAGACGACGAACTCCCTGAGATTGACCTTGCAAAGACGGACGGCTTTGTCGTCGATGGAGCGGATGAAGACGATCCGTCGCTGATCATGCCGGATGGTTCTCCCGTGGAGACGTGGCGTGAGAATTATCCTTATGACGAGCGCATGACGCGTGATGAATACGACACTATTAAGCGCTCGCTGCAGATTGAGCTTTTGAAGTGGCAGAACTGGACCAAGGAAACCGGCCAGCGCCATATCATCCTATTTGAGGGCCGCGATGCTGCTGGCAAGGGCGGTACCATCAAGCGCTTTAATGAGCACCTGAACCCGCGTGGTGCGCGCACCGTGGCTTTGGAGAAGCCTTCACCGCGCGAATCCACGTCGTGGTACTTCCAGCGCTATATCGAGCATTTCCCTGCTGCGGGAGAGATCGTCTTTTTTGACCGCTCCTGGTACAACCGCTCCGGTGTGGAACGGGTTATGGGCTTTTGCACCGAGTCCCAGCATGCGGAGTTCCTGCGCGAGGTACCCATGTTGGAAAACATGCTCTTGGGATCGGGTATCTCGTTAACCAAACTGTGGTTCTCGGTTACTAGGAAGGAACAGCGCACGCGCTTTGCCATCCGCCAGATTGATCCGGTGCGCCAGTGGAAGCTCTCGCCGATGGACCTGGCTTCCCTGGATAAGTGGGATGACTACACGCGCGCGAAGGAAGAGCAGTTCCGCTATACGGATACGGAAGAATCGCCGTGGATTACCATCAAGTCCAATGACAAGAAGCGCGCTCGTGTCAATGCGATGCGCTATGTGCTCTCGAAATTCGAGTACACCAACAAGGACCATGAATTGGTGGGGGAGCCGGACACGAACATTGTTAAGCGTGGGCGCGACCAGATTGGTGATTAG
- the groL gene encoding chaperonin GroEL (60 kDa chaperone family; promotes refolding of misfolded polypeptides especially under stressful conditions; forms two stacked rings of heptamers to form a barrel-shaped 14mer; ends can be capped by GroES; misfolded proteins enter the barrel where they are refolded when GroES binds) → MAKIIAFDEEARRGLERGLNTLADAVKVTLGPKGRNVVLEKSWGAPTITNDGVSIAREIELEDAYEKIGAELVKEVAKKTDDVAGDGTTTATVLAQALVREGLRNVAAGSNPMGIKRGIETATKKVVDSLLSSAKEVETQEQIATTAGISAADPAIGEKIAEAMYTVGNGSVNKDSVITVEESNTFGVDLEVTEGMRFDKGYISGYFATDMERQEAVLEDPYILLVSSKISNIKDLVPLLEKVMQSGKPLLIIAEDVEGEALSTLVVNKIRGTFKSVAVKAPGFGDRRKATLQDMAILTGGQVISEEVGLSLETAELEYLGQARKVVVTKDETTIVQGAGTQEQIDGRIKQIRAEIENSDSDYDREKLQERLAKLSGGVAVLKVGAATEVELKERKHRIEDAVRNAKAAVEEGIVAGGGVALLQAASVLDSIEAEGDEATGVKIVREALSAPLKQIAHNAGLEPGVVADKVSGLPAGEGLNAATGEYVNLMESGINDPVKVTRSALQNAASIAALFLTTEAVVADKPEPAGSNNAMPDADAMGGMGF, encoded by the coding sequence ATGGCAAAGATTATCGCTTTTGATGAAGAGGCCCGCCGCGGCCTTGAGCGCGGCCTGAATACTCTGGCTGACGCAGTCAAGGTCACCCTCGGACCTAAGGGCCGCAACGTCGTCCTGGAAAAGTCCTGGGGCGCACCGACCATTACTAATGACGGCGTTTCCATCGCTCGCGAAATCGAACTCGAGGATGCCTACGAGAAGATCGGCGCCGAGCTGGTCAAGGAAGTTGCCAAGAAGACTGATGACGTCGCCGGCGACGGCACCACCACCGCAACCGTTCTGGCACAGGCACTCGTCCGCGAAGGCCTGCGCAACGTAGCCGCTGGTTCCAACCCCATGGGCATCAAGCGCGGCATCGAGACCGCAACCAAGAAGGTTGTGGACTCCCTGCTGTCTTCCGCAAAGGAAGTAGAAACCCAAGAGCAGATCGCCACCACCGCTGGTATTTCCGCTGCAGACCCGGCAATCGGTGAGAAGATCGCTGAAGCTATGTACACCGTGGGCAACGGTTCCGTAAACAAGGATTCCGTTATCACCGTGGAAGAGTCCAATACCTTTGGCGTGGACCTCGAGGTTACTGAGGGCATGCGCTTTGATAAGGGCTACATCTCCGGCTACTTCGCCACCGATATGGAGCGCCAGGAGGCAGTCCTTGAGGACCCATACATCCTGCTGGTGTCCTCCAAGATCTCCAACATCAAGGACCTTGTCCCACTGCTGGAGAAGGTCATGCAGTCCGGCAAGCCACTGCTGATCATCGCCGAGGACGTTGAGGGCGAAGCCCTGTCCACCCTCGTGGTTAACAAAATCCGCGGCACCTTCAAGTCCGTTGCCGTGAAGGCTCCGGGCTTCGGTGATCGCCGCAAGGCCACCCTGCAGGATATGGCCATCCTGACCGGCGGCCAGGTCATCTCCGAAGAAGTTGGCCTCTCCCTCGAGACCGCCGAGCTGGAGTACTTGGGCCAAGCCCGCAAGGTTGTTGTCACCAAGGACGAGACCACCATCGTCCAGGGCGCCGGAACCCAGGAGCAGATCGACGGCCGCATCAAGCAGATCCGCGCTGAGATCGAGAACTCCGATTCCGACTACGACCGCGAGAAGCTGCAGGAGCGCTTGGCTAAGCTTTCCGGCGGCGTTGCCGTCCTCAAGGTTGGTGCCGCTACCGAGGTTGAGCTCAAGGAGCGCAAGCACCGCATCGAGGATGCCGTCCGCAACGCCAAGGCGGCTGTAGAAGAAGGCATCGTCGCCGGCGGTGGCGTTGCCCTACTGCAGGCCGCTTCCGTTCTAGATTCCATCGAGGCTGAAGGCGATGAAGCAACCGGCGTGAAGATCGTCCGCGAGGCACTGTCTGCACCGCTCAAGCAGATCGCTCACAACGCTGGCCTCGAGCCTGGCGTGGTGGCCGACAAGGTCTCCGGCCTGCCTGCCGGCGAGGGCCTCAACGCCGCCACCGGTGAGTACGTCAACCTCATGGAATCCGGCATCAATGACCCGGTTAAGGTCACCCGCTCCGCACTGCAGAACGCTGCATCCATTGCAGCACTGTTCCTGACCACCGAGGCCGTTGTGGCTGATAAGCCAGAGCCTGCCGGCTCCAACAACGCTATGCCTGACGCTGACGCTATGGGCGGCATGGGCTTCTAG
- a CDS encoding OPT family oligopeptide transporter, whose amino-acid sequence MASTQAPAAGSQASLPELTLRGVIIGGLITLIFTAANVYLGLKVGLTFATSIPAAVISMAVLRRFAGHNIKENNIVQTIASAAGTLSAIIFVLPGLVMVGYWQGFGFFKTAGVCIIGGVLGVMYSIPLRRALVTGSDLPYPEGVAAAEVLRVGDESGDGASHGENAKGLRVIVVGGLVSAAMALLTSMKAAAAEVSTYFKLGSGATTLGASLSTALIGVGHLVGLPVGIAMLVGVVISYFVLLPIRTSGDVGSAAALADVVDPTFADDIRFIGVGTMAIAAIWTLIKIAGPITVGIRQSLASSRTRKSGGTVDVTERDIPFPYVVTTIVVLMVPIALLLWDFVQGTDIHDHMVVLITVSVVFTLLVGLIIASVCGYMAGLIGASNSPISSIGVIAVLTASLVIAAVTRGSSAEPLSLVAYTLFTAAIVFGIATISNDNLQDLKTGQLVGATPWKQQVALIIGVVFGSLVIPPILQLMLTGFGFQGMEGAGEDALAAPQAALMSSVASGIFENSLNWSLIFTGMGIGAVLIVVDECLHKFTSKGSLSPLAVGMGMYLPAALTVVIPIGAILGTFYNKWAARQSRPDFAKRMGTLLATGLIVGESLFGVVNAAIIAASGGDSPLEVFSGGTSATVLGIVLFIAALSFIYRWTARKVQAPEQTETPDKARADNR is encoded by the coding sequence ATGGCGTCTACGCAAGCTCCCGCCGCCGGTTCGCAGGCCAGCCTGCCCGAGTTGACCCTGCGCGGGGTCATCATCGGCGGCCTGATTACCCTCATTTTTACCGCCGCTAACGTCTACCTGGGCCTGAAGGTGGGCCTGACGTTTGCCACCTCTATTCCCGCCGCCGTGATTTCCATGGCGGTGTTGCGCCGGTTTGCCGGGCACAACATCAAAGAAAACAACATTGTGCAGACCATTGCCTCGGCCGCAGGCACGTTGTCCGCCATCATCTTCGTCCTGCCCGGCCTGGTCATGGTGGGCTATTGGCAGGGCTTCGGATTTTTCAAAACCGCAGGCGTCTGCATCATCGGCGGCGTGCTGGGCGTGATGTATTCCATCCCGCTGCGCCGCGCGCTGGTGACCGGCTCCGATCTTCCTTATCCGGAAGGCGTTGCCGCCGCGGAGGTCCTCCGGGTTGGTGATGAAAGCGGCGACGGCGCCAGTCACGGGGAGAATGCCAAGGGCTTGCGCGTTATCGTCGTCGGCGGCTTGGTCTCCGCCGCGATGGCACTATTGACCTCGATGAAGGCCGCGGCCGCTGAGGTTTCTACCTATTTCAAGCTCGGCTCCGGTGCCACCACGCTGGGCGCGAGCCTGTCCACCGCTCTCATTGGCGTCGGCCACCTGGTGGGCCTGCCGGTGGGTATTGCGATGCTGGTCGGCGTGGTCATCTCCTACTTCGTCCTGCTGCCCATCCGCACTTCCGGCGATGTGGGCTCTGCTGCCGCGCTAGCCGATGTCGTCGATCCCACCTTCGCCGATGACATCCGGTTCATCGGCGTGGGCACCATGGCCATCGCCGCTATCTGGACGCTTATCAAGATCGCAGGCCCCATCACGGTGGGCATTCGCCAGTCCTTGGCCTCATCGCGCACCCGCAAATCCGGCGGCACGGTCGATGTCACCGAGCGCGATATCCCGTTCCCGTACGTTGTGACCACGATTGTGGTGCTGATGGTGCCCATCGCGCTATTGCTCTGGGACTTCGTGCAAGGTACCGATATTCATGATCACATGGTGGTGCTCATTACCGTCTCTGTGGTCTTTACCCTGCTGGTTGGCCTAATCATTGCCTCCGTGTGCGGTTATATGGCTGGTTTGATCGGTGCCTCCAACTCGCCGATTTCCTCCATTGGCGTGATCGCGGTGCTTACTGCATCGTTAGTCATCGCGGCCGTGACCCGCGGCAGCAGCGCGGAGCCGCTCTCCCTGGTGGCCTATACGCTCTTTACCGCGGCCATCGTCTTTGGCATCGCCACCATTTCCAATGACAACCTGCAGGATTTAAAGACCGGCCAGCTGGTTGGCGCTACCCCGTGGAAACAGCAGGTGGCGCTGATCATCGGCGTGGTCTTCGGCTCCCTGGTGATCCCGCCCATCCTGCAGCTCATGCTCACCGGATTCGGTTTCCAGGGTATGGAAGGTGCCGGCGAGGATGCCCTTGCTGCCCCACAAGCCGCCCTGATGTCCTCGGTGGCCTCCGGCATTTTTGAAAACTCGCTGAACTGGAGCCTTATCTTTACCGGCATGGGGATTGGCGCCGTCCTTATTGTCGTGGATGAGTGCTTGCACAAGTTCACCTCCAAGGGGTCGCTGTCCCCACTGGCTGTTGGCATGGGCATGTATCTTCCGGCCGCGCTCACCGTCGTCATTCCCATCGGCGCCATCCTGGGTACCTTCTATAACAAGTGGGCCGCACGCCAATCCCGCCCGGATTTTGCCAAGCGCATGGGTACGCTTCTGGCCACCGGTCTCATCGTGGGCGAGTCCCTCTTCGGCGTGGTCAACGCCGCCATTATCGCCGCTTCCGGCGGGGATAGCCCGCTGGAGGTCTTTTCCGGCGGTACCTCCGCGACGGTGCTCGGCATCGTGCTATTTATCGCGGCGCTCAGCTTCATCTACCGCTGGACCGCGCGCAAGGTGCAAGCCCCTGAGCAGACCGAGACCCCTGACAAGGCCCGAGCGGACAATCGCTAG